Genomic window (Leptotrichia sp. oral taxon 212):
GCTAAATCCCTGATATCCAGAAAATATTCCGGAATTGCCAGCCCAAATTTATCTATACCTATGTTCATTTATATTTTCCGCCTTCCTCAATTAAAAAAGTCTACTAAAATTGTACACTGTTTATAATTATAGATAAGTGATTTATTTTACATTATTTTACTACAAAAGTGGGAAAATATCAAATAAAATAAATAGATTGTGTGTACATTTTAAAAAATTGTCATAGTAAAATAAAAAAATATTTTTACTCATTCATTTTTAATAATTATGTGGTATACTTGTTAAAAGAAATAAAACCATATAATATATTATAATAATTCATACAAGAGCAAAATTACATATAAATCAAATCTAAAAATTTATAATAGCAATTGAAATAAAAATGTAATAATAAAAAGAGGTGTTTAAGATGGAAAAATTGAAAGCATTTATGAAAGAAGTTTTTTGTAAGGCTATATTATTCCTAATAATTTCGGTATCTGCTTTTTCAGGTCAGTATAAAGATGCACTGGTAAACCGTATGAGAGATTTCCGTAGCAGTGTATTTGCAAATGTAAGTAAAGGCAATGATTTTGAGCAGAAGGAAGCTTTAAGAAAAATGGAAAAAGAATGGGACAAGGAACTGAACATTGTATATCAGAAAATAATGAAAATTGCTAATCCTGTAACAAAGAACAAACTTAGGAATGCACAACGTGCATGGATTAAATTTAGGAATTCTGAAATAGAAAACAGCTATTATGTAAATAATCCTGATGGTGGAAGCATGGGAGTACTATTTTCACTTTATACTGCTGCAAAGCTTACTGAAGAAAGAACTGTTTATCTGGCAGAGATATATGATGCTTTAATAAGTAATTAAAATTATAATAACTTTAAGAAGGAGTTGAAAATTATGACTAAAAAAAATATATCTATAAAATTTTTTATGCTTATATTATCAATATTAATGTTCATATCATGTTACGGAAAGACAAAGGTACTTACTATCTATACAAATCCATTAACAAAAAGCTATACTTCATTAGGAAAAGGGAAATTGCTGCTAGCAAGGAGAAATAATTTTGATAGGGAAATAAAATTTGTTGCGAAAGTTGACGGAGTTACTGTAGAACATAATTATGTTGAATGGAATGATTCATATTTTTACCCTATTGAAACAGGATTTATAATTAAGCCTCAAAAAAATGTAGTTTATAGTTTTATGGGAATCGTTCCTGAAGGAATTCCGGAAGCGAGATTAATAATTAGTTATAAGGAAGAACAGAAAGTGGTAAGGATAGACTGGGGACTGGAAACAGGAGAAAATGGTGAAAATTTAGACTATTATGATGTATATTTTTAAAAGTTATTTTATAATTGATACTAAATTTTAAAATTAATTAGTTTTATTACTACAGTTTTAAAGAAAAGGGAGATAAACTATGAAAAAAAATATTTTTTCTATTCTTACTTTAGTCATTTTATTTACAGTCTCTTTCATTTCCAGTGCCGCTTCCAGTGTAAAACTAATTTCAAGCGGAGATGAGAATAATGTTTTTGAAACAGAAGGTACACTTCGCTTTGAATGGACTGATGAAGATGACTGTGATGCAATTGATGGTAACTCAGTAAAACTGTTTTTTATACCGAATAATCTCGAGGATTTTGGTAGAAAAATAGTTTATGTATGGCCAAATGATTTGTCAGATGAAGGGTATGCTAAAGCTCTTGCCAGTAATCCTTCACTTCAATACAGAAATCACGAAGAAGATACATTGAAGATGGTTCAAAAAATATTTAAGAACACCAAAATAAAGAAAAATAAGGCAGGACATAGGGAAATGACTGTGAAAATAAGACTGAAATCTCTAAAACCTAAATTAGGATGTAATGCAACCTTATTGTACAGTGAGTTGGTAAATGTTAAAGAAATAAAAGCACCAAAAATAAAATTATCTGATGAAAAATTTGATGAAAAAGTATACGGAAACTTTACTGTTGAATATGCTGTAAAGTCATCAGAACAGTCTGTAAATATTATGGAAAAACCTAGTGAAAAATCTAGAATTGTAAAAAAAATCGGGAAAAATGATATTGTAGGAGAAATACAGGATTTTGGAGAATGGGTTTTTGTATATTACCGTAATACATATCCTGATTTCACATATGGATATGTACGTAAAAGTAAACTGAAGAAAAATATAAGACATCCTTTTAAAAATATTGATTTATTTAATTAGAATGCTATACAAATAAAGAGGTGATTTAATATGAAAAAAATATTAGTGCTGATAATGTTTATCATTACATGTATTTCATTTGGAAAAAATGATGACGGGGATAATATTACTATGGAAGCTAAAGGAATGTTACGTTTTATATGGAACGATCATGGAAAATATAGTAAATCTTCAAAATTTCCTATAACAGGATTCGAGAATAATGGAACAGCAGGTTTTGCAATATATCTGGAATTTACTCCTGAAGACAAAGGGAAATTTATGAATCGTATTCTGACTGTATGGCCTGGAGATACATCTGGAAAAGTTAATGGAAAAGAAATGCATAACAGAATACTTAATATAGGAAAGGCAATATCTCCTGATATTGAAAATAAAATGAAAAAAAATGAATGGGGATATGTTACTCAGCCTATAAAATTAACCTTAAAACCTGTTAAAAATTATGAAAGCTGCTGTGCAGTACATTATTATTATGCAGAAATAATAAAATATGAAAAAATTCCATCAACAACAGTAAAAATAACCCAAAATATGAATATGATGGACAATTATGACAGAATATCATTTTTTGGGGAGGATGATATAACATATATAATATATTCAAAAGAAGGTTATACAAATATAAGAAAAGGTCCTTCCAAACAATATGATGTAATAAAAAAAATTCCAAATGATGATTATGTAGAAATGATACAGGATTTTGGAGAATGGAAATATATCATATATTTTGAAGAAGAATCAAATGAAGCTGGATATGGTTTTGTACATAAAAGTCAATTAAAAAAGTACAAATACTAAATAAGAAACTATAATGGAATATCTGAAAAATCCAGAATTAAGAAATTATTTTAATAAATTTCTTAAATAAAATTATAATTAAAGGTGATTTAATATGAAAAAAGTATTAGTGCTGATAATGTTTATAATTACATGTGTTTCATTTGGAAAAAATAGTAATGGAGATAATATTACTACAGAAGCTAAAGGAATGCTGCGTTTTGCATGGAGCAGGAATGGAAAATATGATAAAGATACTGTTCTTCCTATAACAGGAGAAGATGGAACAGGAGGTTTTGCAATATATCTGGAATTTACTCCTGAAGATAAAGAAAAATTTATGAATAATGTCCTGATTGTATGGCCTGGAAATACAGATGGAAGGATAAGTGGAAGGGAAATGTATAACAGAATACTTAGTATAGGAAAGGCAATATCTCCTGATATTGAAAGCAAAATGAAAAAAAATGAATGGGGATATGTTACTCAGCCTGTAAAACTGACTTTAAAACCTGTTAAGATATATGCTGGCTGTTGTGCAGTAGATTATTTTTATGCAGAAATAGTGAAACATGAAAAAATCTCATCAACAACAGTCAAAATACCAAAAAATATGGATTTTGGAGAAAGTTTAAACAGAGTAATAGGGTCAGAAGATAATAGAACATATAATATATATTCAAAAGAAAGTTATACAAACATAAGAAAAGGTCCTTCTAAACAATACGGAATAATAAAGAAAATAAAAAATGGATATTACGCAATAATAACACAAGATTTTGGAGAATGGAAATATATCATGTATTATTCAGATACAGATGAGGAATCTGGACATGGTTTTGTACATAAAAGTCAATTGAGATTAATGGAATAAAGTCAAAAAAATTATAAGAAAAAATTGAAAAATTTATGATATAATATAAACAAAAAATTGAAAGGATAAATTTGAAATAATGAAAAAGTTAGTATTAGTTTCACTGCTATTGGCCAGTCTTGGATTTGCAGAAGAAACAGCAAATAATAAAAAAGCAGGGGAATTACCTGAAAAACAGAAAGAAACAAAGAAAGAAGAGTCTAAAGTACAGAGAATAAATTTTCTAGACTATATGGAGAGAGTAAAGGTTAAGGGGGACAAAGAACTTGTAGCCGATTTAAGCAAAAATGTAAGACCTCAGGATGATTTTTATAAATTTGTAAACGAAAACTGGGAAAAGAAAACTGAACTTCCTGCAACAAAACCTGCATGGGGAGCTTTTTCAGAACTTGCAGAAAAAAATCAGGATTTTACAAGAAATCTGATTAAGGAACTTAAAAAGAAGAAAGCTTCACAGCTAAACTCAGATGAAAAAAAGATACTTACGCTTTATAACTCATATTATGATGTTAAGAGAAGGGATAAGACAGGATATGCTCCATTGAAAAAGGAACTGGATAAAATAAATAACATAAAAAATGTAAATGATTTCCAGAACTATAATATTGAAATAACAAAAGATGGGAAAATGGAACTGTATGGATGGGGTGTAGGAACGGATCTAAACTCATCCCAGCAGAATGCCGTATATCTATCTTCTGCAGGATTGGGACTTTCTAGGGAATATTATCAGAAGGAAACGGAAGAAAATAAGAAAATTCTTGAAGAATATACAAAATATATTTCTGATCTGTTAGGATATATTGGAGAAAGCAATACACAGGAAAAAGCTGGAAAAATAGTGGAATTTGAAAAAAATATAGCTAAAACACTGCTTAAGAATGAAGAAAGAAATGATGTAAAAAATTATAATAACCCGAGAAAAGTATCAGATTTAGCTAAAATTGTAAAAAATATAGATTTAGCAAGATACCTGAGAGAAGCAGGAGTAAATACTGAAAATGTCATAATCAGTGAATTGAAATATTATGAGAATATGGACAGACTGATAACAGATGCCAATATTGAAACAATAAAGGACTATATGAAATTTCATATTGTAAATTCATCAACAACACTGTTAACTGATCAGCTTGGACAGAGATCATTTGAATTTTATGGAAAATACTTGAATGGCCAAAAGGAAAGGGAAATACTGGAAAAAAGAGCATTATATTTTGTTGACGGGAATTTAGGAGAATTAATTGGGAAGGAATATGTAAAAAAACATTTTTCCGAAGAGTCAAAAAAAGAAGCAAAAGAAATGGTTAACTATATAATGAAAGCTTTCCGTATTAGAATACAGAAACTATCCTGGATGAGTCAAGAAACGAAAGTAAAGGCACTCGAAAAACTTGATAAAATATCAGTGAAGATAGGTTATCCTGATAAGTGGGAAGATTACAGCACGCTTATTATAAATGAAAATGATTCCCTGTATGCTCAGATGGAAAGTGTAAGTAAATGGGTATATCAGAGAGATCTGAAAAAAGTTGGAAAACCTGTAGACAAGACAGAATGGTTTATGAATGCGCATGAAATAAATGCATATTATTCTCCGACTCAGAATGAAATAGTCTTTCCTGCGGGAATACTGCAGTTTCCTTTCTATGATTTGAAAAATTCGGGACCTGGAGTAAATTTTGGAGGAATAGGTGTTGTCATTGGACATGAAATTACACATGGATTTGATGTAGCAGGAGCAAGTTTTGACGGAGATGGAAATGTTAAGAACTGGTGGAGTGCCAGAGACAAGGAAAAATTTGATATAGTGACAAAAAAACTGTCACAGGAATTTTCTAAGTATTCGGTTGCCCCTAACATATTTGTCAATGGAGAATTTACATTAACTGAAAATATAGCTGATCTGGGTGGTGTAAATATAGCATTTGATGCATTAAAAATGTATCTGAATGATCATCCTGAAAGAAATGTCATAATAGACGGATATAAACAGAATCAGCTGTTCTTTATGAGTTTTGCAAGAATATGGCATCAGAAGACAACGGACGAGTATTTGAAAAATCTTGTCAAGACAGATTCACATTCGCCAAGTTATTTCAGGGTAAATGGAACACTGATAAATGTAGATGGATTCCATAATACGTTTAATACTAAACAGGGAGATAAACTTTACAAGGATTCAAAAGATAGAATAAGAATATGGTAGTATTTTAAAATATTTCTTATAGACAAAAAAGGTTAATATTAAAAAAATATATAAATTAAAAGAAAGGACAGTGAAAGAATGAAAAAACTGATATTTTTAGTACTTACTGCAGGAATGATGCTGTATGGAAAAGAAACTGCAAAAACTAATTCCAGTCAGGAAAAATATGATGACAAGTCTCTTATTCAGGATTTGAGTAAGACTGACAGACCACAGGATGATTTTTTCAAATATGTAAATGGAAACTGGGATAAAACAACAAAAATACCATCGACAAAAGGAGGATGGGGAGTAACTGATGAATTGATTGAAAAAAATCAGAATTTTCTGAAGGAACTTATAGGAGAAATAAAAAATAAGAAATTGCCTGAAAATTCAGAAGAATATAAGCTTATTACTTTATATAATTCATATTTGAATACTGCCAGAAGGGATAAAGAAGGTATTAATCCGATAAAAGAGGATCTGGCTGCAATTAATGCCATAAAGAACCTTGATGACATCCAGAAGTATACTGTAAAAAAGACAAAGGATGGCTCTAAACTGCTTTATGACTGGTCAGTGGCTGCTGATTTAAATGATGCGAGAAATTACGGGATATTCTTAGTTAATCCAAAATTAGGTTTGTCGAGATCATATTATCAGAATGATGAAGATGAAGATAAGGAAATTTTAGATGAATACACAAAATATGTAAATGATATGCTTGGTTACCTTGATGAAAAAAATACAGAAGAAAAAGCAAAGAAAATAGTTGCATTTGAAAAGGAAATTGCAAAACTGCTTCTTACAGATGAAGAACAGGATGATATAACTAAATACAATAATCCTATGAAGATAAGTGAAATAGCTAAAAAAATAAAAAATATTGACATTCAGAAATTTTTAAAAGATGCGGGAGTTAATACAGACAATGTAAATGTTGAAGAACTAAAATACTACGAAAATCTTGATAAAATTATAAATAT
Coding sequences:
- a CDS encoding lysozyme inhibitor LprI family protein; its protein translation is MEKLKAFMKEVFCKAILFLIISVSAFSGQYKDALVNRMRDFRSSVFANVSKGNDFEQKEALRKMEKEWDKELNIVYQKIMKIANPVTKNKLRNAQRAWIKFRNSEIENSYYVNNPDGGSMGVLFSLYTAAKLTEERTVYLAEIYDALISN
- a CDS encoding SH3 domain-containing protein, giving the protein MKKILVLIMFIITCISFGKNDDGDNITMEAKGMLRFIWNDHGKYSKSSKFPITGFENNGTAGFAIYLEFTPEDKGKFMNRILTVWPGDTSGKVNGKEMHNRILNIGKAISPDIENKMKKNEWGYVTQPIKLTLKPVKNYESCCAVHYYYAEIIKYEKIPSTTVKITQNMNMMDNYDRISFFGEDDITYIIYSKEGYTNIRKGPSKQYDVIKKIPNDDYVEMIQDFGEWKYIIYFEEESNEAGYGFVHKSQLKKYKY
- a CDS encoding SH3 domain-containing protein, with protein sequence MKKVLVLIMFIITCVSFGKNSNGDNITTEAKGMLRFAWSRNGKYDKDTVLPITGEDGTGGFAIYLEFTPEDKEKFMNNVLIVWPGNTDGRISGREMYNRILSIGKAISPDIESKMKKNEWGYVTQPVKLTLKPVKIYAGCCAVDYFYAEIVKHEKISSTTVKIPKNMDFGESLNRVIGSEDNRTYNIYSKESYTNIRKGPSKQYGIIKKIKNGYYAIITQDFGEWKYIMYYSDTDEESGHGFVHKSQLRLME
- a CDS encoding M13 family metallopeptidase, producing the protein MKKLVLVSLLLASLGFAEETANNKKAGELPEKQKETKKEESKVQRINFLDYMERVKVKGDKELVADLSKNVRPQDDFYKFVNENWEKKTELPATKPAWGAFSELAEKNQDFTRNLIKELKKKKASQLNSDEKKILTLYNSYYDVKRRDKTGYAPLKKELDKINNIKNVNDFQNYNIEITKDGKMELYGWGVGTDLNSSQQNAVYLSSAGLGLSREYYQKETEENKKILEEYTKYISDLLGYIGESNTQEKAGKIVEFEKNIAKTLLKNEERNDVKNYNNPRKVSDLAKIVKNIDLARYLREAGVNTENVIISELKYYENMDRLITDANIETIKDYMKFHIVNSSTTLLTDQLGQRSFEFYGKYLNGQKEREILEKRALYFVDGNLGELIGKEYVKKHFSEESKKEAKEMVNYIMKAFRIRIQKLSWMSQETKVKALEKLDKISVKIGYPDKWEDYSTLIINENDSLYAQMESVSKWVYQRDLKKVGKPVDKTEWFMNAHEINAYYSPTQNEIVFPAGILQFPFYDLKNSGPGVNFGGIGVVIGHEITHGFDVAGASFDGDGNVKNWWSARDKEKFDIVTKKLSQEFSKYSVAPNIFVNGEFTLTENIADLGGVNIAFDALKMYLNDHPERNVIIDGYKQNQLFFMSFARIWHQKTTDEYLKNLVKTDSHSPSYFRVNGTLINVDGFHNTFNTKQGDKLYKDSKDRIRIW